The nucleotide sequence AATGCCAACTCCGTAGGAGGAAATCCTTTCTGAGCTATATACATCCCGGTAAGGGTGGTTATCAAAACTAAAAGGACTATGCCGGGTTTTGTAAGCAATAGATAATCCTTGATAACTCCACTTAATGTAACCATTTTTACCAAAGCCCTTACTGCCATGCCTCTCTCAAAACAGGTTGTTGGATTCTAAGGTTTAGATGATAAGTTAGCCATGCGAAGAGGAAAAAACCAGAGGCAGTATCAAGGAAAACAAGGGGTAAAAAGAACCCTGTTAATACCATGGATACCGCAAAGACAAACTGAACGTTTATGAGAATGAAGGTGTATAAAGCTAATCTGCTTTTGCTGAAGATGAAATAAAATAGAAAGGCTAACCAGGTCAGGTAGGCAAGGTTTCGGTGGATAAACTGGAGGGCTATTTGCCAGTTGGAAAGGTCGGGAATTAATGCCCCCGCACAAGTGGGCCACTCATGTCCGCAGGCTTCACCAGAACCTGTGTATCTAACAAGCACACCTGTTATCATAGTGGCAACAGCAAAAAGGTAAGCCCATACGGGAATACCCTCTTTGACTGGATCTTGAAACTGTATAAACCTATAGGTAAGAACAAGTGCTCCCAATATTATCATAGACTCATATATATGAAAAGATTCCAAGAGCATGTGGCTTACATGCTCTAAGTTGGGAGCTTCTGAAGTTATCATCTTCATACCAGTTAGGGCTGCGCTTATGGTAAAAATAAGAGCTATCGCAGAGGTTATCTTGGGAAGTCCTTTAAAGCGTCTCCATACGTATATGAAGGTTAGAAAAACAAAAAGGCCAGCCAGACTGCTTATTGTCCTGTGTCCCATCTCCAGCTTTGCGGAAGTTTCCTTTGGAAGGCTAAAGTCTCCATAACACAGGGGCCAGCTTGGACATGCAAGACCTGAATCTGTGGTCCTTACCATCCCTCCCCATATCATCACTAAGTAGGTAAATAGAATGGCGGAACCTATAACAAGTCTCATGGTTTTTAAATTATACTTCAAAGTATTCTGCACCACAGTTTTCTGTTTCCCAAACCACGACCTTTTCCACGGAAGGATATTTCTCTTTTACTTTTTGATAAAGCCATCTTGCGACGTTTTCTGCGCTTGGAGAAAAGCTAAAAACCTCGTTCAAAAGCTTATAGTCCGGTAGGATTTCCTTTAGGAAGTTATCAATCTCCACAAAGTCCTTTCCCATTCCCCCTTCGTCCAGACTATCCGCTCTAATATACACCTCCACAGTCCAGGTGTGTCCGTGCAAAGGTTCTGGTTTGCCGTAGTAATTTGTCAAAAAGTGCGCAGCGTTAAACTTCCTTTTTATTCTCAAAAGCCAAGGCATGATCTATATACTCCAAAAGTTCAATGTTTCTTAACGCCCTTTCTCTACTTTTACCATCAAGCTCACCTGATAGAAAGGCTTTTACCATAGCACCAAGTTTATCCGTTTTGCCTCTGTGTATTAGGCTCCCATCCTTCCAAACTTCTTCTTTTGCAAAGTCAAGCACAAAAGCACCATCGTCTATTATCCACCTTCTGCTTTGGTTTGGATGTTCCCAAGCAGTCTTTATGGTTAAATCAACATCATCTGCCTTTCCCCTTAGCTCCCAAACATCACCTAACCTTAGGTCTTCAATCTTTATTTCTTTAAAGAATCTCTGAAGCAAATAAAGGTCGTGCCAAGCAAGGTCCCAAAGGGGAGAAACATATCCCCTCCCTCTACCAAACCTTTCAATGCTTAAAGTTTTTACATTCTTTGGAAAATAACTCAGGCATGTGGAGAAACTTTCTACTTCAGAGATGTAAAGGTTGGGATAGTGGTATATTTCCATGAAGTCCAAGCGAGTTAGGGCAGGAGGCTTTTCAAGTAAAACAGGAATACCTTGATCCAAAAAAACTTTAGCAAGTTTTACATGATCCTTAGGATCCACCGCTATTATTACCGCTTTTATATCTTCTTCTACATCTTCAAGATGGCAGTAAAAGGGATAATTGTCCAACGCCTTGTTTGGATCCTTATCGCACAACACAGGCAATTTACCAAGCTCTTCCAACTTTAAGAGATATTTCCTTCCCATATTCCCAAGTCCAATCAACAAAATATGCATAGCGGTTTTGAAACCGTCAGCCTTTGTTACTGCAAACAATTATAACATCCTACACAGTGAGCCCGAAACTTGTGATATAATATTTATCCAACATGGATGGAATAAGTTTAAACCACGTATATCTTGGCATAGTGTCTATGCTTATTTCAATAGCCTTAATCCTTTTGGCAGGTAAGCCTTCTTTAAAGCCTACAAAGTTTCAAGCCCTCTGGGAAGGATACGTAAGGTTTGTGCGTAATATGATTTTGGAGAATATAGGGAAGGAAGGGCTAAGGTATCTTCCCCTTATCTCTTCCATAGGGCTCTTTGTGTTTTTCTCCAATCTTTTAGGTATGGTTCCAGGGCTTGAAGCTCCCACAGCCAACGTCAATACAAACTTAGCTCTTGCCCTGATTGTTTTCCTATTTTACAACATAGAAGGTTTTAGATTGCATGGGCTTGGTTATTTAAAGCACTTTATGGGTCCCAATCCCTATCTGGCACCAGTTTTCTTTCTCATAGAGGTTATATCCCACTTAGCAAGACCCATAACCCTAACCTTGAGGCTTTTTGCAAACATGAAAGGCGGTGCTATGCTTTTGGTAGTTTTGGTAGGACTTGTGGTGCAGAATTACTTCATCATGGCTCTTTCACCAATAGCTTTGTTGTTTATAATAGCAATAAAGTTTCTGGCGGTTTTCATACAAGCTTACATATTTATGATACTTTCCGTAGTTTATTTGGCTGGTGCGGTAGCGCATGAAGAACATTAAAAAACTAACAGATAGGAGGTTATAAAATGAGGAAGATGCTTCTTCTGAGCTTACTAGTTCCTATGTTGGCGTTGGCTGCGGAGGCTGGCCAAGGGGAGACGCTCAAGCAAGGGCTTATGTATTTAGGAGCTGGGCTTGCAATAGGTTTAGCAGCCTTGGGCACAGGTGTAGGCATGGGACACGCTGTTAGAGGCACTCAAGAAGGTATAGCAAGAAATCCTACCGCAGGTGGTAGGCTTCAAACAATAATGTTCATAGGTTTGGCGTTTATAGAAACCCTTGCTTTGTATGCCCTACTTGTCGCTATAATACTGCTGTTTGTAAAATAACTTTTAAGGGGGCTTTGTCCCCCGGAGGTAAAGGAGATGGCGTCCAAGAGGAACATAACCCATCTGTCCAATAGAAAAAGAAGGCGTAAAAGCGGGTTTTTGGCACGTATGTCCTCAAAAAGCGGAAGGAAGATAATAGCAAGAAGAAGGAAAAAAGGTAGGAAAGTTTTAGCGCCACGTTGAAAAAGTTAGCTATTTATCTGATAAAACTCTGGCAAAGGTTTATATCTCCTTTGTATCCACCATCCTGCAGGTATTATCCAACGTGCTCAAATTACGCTATAATGGCTATTGAAAAGTATGGGCTTTTAAAGGGAAGCTTTAAAGCGATGATACGGATCCTGAGGTGCAATTCCTTTTTCAAAGGAGGAGTGGATTATCCCTGATGCAAAAACAGGAAATCGATCCTAAGAAATTATTCCTCATAGTGGTTTTAGCGACACTTTTTATATTTGCCTATCAGGCTTATCTCATCCTCTTTGCTTCTCAAAATTCCCAACAAACCCAAGTCTCACAAGAGAAGAAAGCTTCAGAAACTCTACCTCAGCTTATGCTCGGAACTCTTAGGGAAAAGCTAAAACCGTCCAATTTTGTAAATTATAGGTCCGAGCATTTTGAGTTGGTCCTTTCCGAAGAGGGCGGAAGAATAGTAAGTTTTAAAGATCTGAAGTATAACAAAGAATTGATAACTGAGGAAGAAAAGAAGCTGAACTTTTATCCTTTGGAAGTTTTCACTGGAGACCCGCAGATAGATAGCGTGTTGAACTCCGAAAGATATCAGATAAAAATAGAGAAAAACAAGATAACTCTGAGTTTAGCCAGGGAAGACTGGAGTTTAATTAAAGTCTTGGAGGACAAGGGAACTTACTTTAAGGTCAATATAAAAACTAACAACCTTCCGGATGTTTTTGTGTCCGTGGGCACCCAAGTTAAAGAGGATGAATTTTACACCCATTCTGGTCCTGTGGTTAAGCTGGGGGATAAAGTTCTCAGACTGGATATAAAAGACATACAGGCTAAGGAGTTTATAACCGGAGATGTAAAGTTTGCAGGTATGGAAAGTAGGTATTACTTTAAGGGATTCTCTGGAAACATACCGGCGGTTGGAATATACAAATTGGAAGATAACACCACTTTTCTCTTAGTTAAAGTGTCAGGAGAACTAAACCTATACATGGGAGCTAAGGAGTATGCCAAGCTAAAACCCTTAGAACTTTCCGATGTAATAGATTATGGAACTCTAAGGCTTGTAGTAAAGCCCCTTTTTATCTTCATGTATTGGATATACCAATATCTTCACTCTTGGGTTTTCTCCATCCTTGCTCTAACTCTTTTGGTAAGGATCCTGATGTTTCCACTAACCTACAAAAGCACCGTTTCCATGATGAAACTTTCTGAGCTTGCACCAAAGATGCAACAGCTAAAAGAGAAATACAAAAACGATCCGGTTAAGTTTCAAGAGGAGATGATAAAGCTATACTCGGAAGTGGGTTTTAACCCAGCCTCTGGGTGTTTGCCCATGCTTTTGCAAATTCCTGTTTTCTTTGCCCTGTATAAGGTTTTAACCATCACCGTAGACCTGCAGTTGGAAGGGCTTTTGTGGATCCCAAGTTTGGCAGAAAAGGACCCATTTTACGTGCTACCTATACTTATGGGCTTGACCATGATAGCCCAGCAGTTCATCAGTCCTTCACCAGAAAAATCCCAAAATCTGATAATGTATATATCCGCAGTAATATTTACCTTTCTCTTTGCCAATTTCCCTTCCGGACTTGTGCTCTATTGGACCTTCAACAACATCATAAGTTTAGCCCAAAGCTATATAATCAAAAAGCTAACTACAAAACCACAAACCAAACACACTAAAGGTAAGAAAAAATGAGAATACTCATAACCGGTGGTGCGGGTTTTATAGGCTCAAACTTGGCTAAGGAGTTGGAAAAGCTTTATCCAAAAGCTAAGATCTGGGTGTTGGATGACTTCTCTTCCGGACACTTTAAAAATCTAATAGGCTTTAAAGGAGAAGTAATAACCGCAGACCTTTCGGACCAGTCCCTTTGGGAATACTTGAAAGAAAGATACAAGTTTGACGTGGTGTTTCATCAGGGTGCCATAACGGATACTACTGTAATGGACCAGGCAAGGATGCTAAGGGTTAATGCAGATAGCTTAAGGTTTATTTTGGACTGTGTATTGCACTGGCAGGCAAAGCTAATATACGCCTCTTCCGCAGGAGTTTATGGTAATAGTCCTTCTCCTATGAAAGAAGGAGAGGGAGAGGTGCCCGAAAATCCCTACGGCTTTTCAAAGCTCATGATGGACAGAATAGCTAAGAACTTTATGGCAGAAAATCCACACATCCAGGTAGTAGGGCTAAGATACTTCAACGTTTATGGGCCCGGAGAAAGTTTTAAAGGAAA is from Thermocrinis jamiesonii and encodes:
- the yidC gene encoding membrane protein insertase YidC, with the translated sequence MQKQEIDPKKLFLIVVLATLFIFAYQAYLILFASQNSQQTQVSQEKKASETLPQLMLGTLREKLKPSNFVNYRSEHFELVLSEEGGRIVSFKDLKYNKELITEEEKKLNFYPLEVFTGDPQIDSVLNSERYQIKIEKNKITLSLAREDWSLIKVLEDKGTYFKVNIKTNNLPDVFVSVGTQVKEDEFYTHSGPVVKLGDKVLRLDIKDIQAKEFITGDVKFAGMESRYYFKGFSGNIPAVGIYKLEDNTTFLLVKVSGELNLYMGAKEYAKLKPLELSDVIDYGTLRLVVKPLFIFMYWIYQYLHSWVFSILALTLLVRILMFPLTYKSTVSMMKLSELAPKMQQLKEKYKNDPVKFQEEMIKLYSEVGFNPASGCLPMLLQIPVFFALYKVLTITVDLQLEGLLWIPSLAEKDPFYVLPILMGLTMIAQQFISPSPEKSQNLIMYISAVIFTFLFANFPSGLVLYWTFNNIISLAQSYIIKKLTTKPQTKHTKGKKK
- a CDS encoding 6-pyruvoyl trahydropterin synthase family protein, which produces MPWLLRIKRKFNAAHFLTNYYGKPEPLHGHTWTVEVYIRADSLDEGGMGKDFVEIDNFLKEILPDYKLLNEVFSFSPSAENVARWLYQKVKEKYPSVEKVVVWETENCGAEYFEV
- the rpmH gene encoding 50S ribosomal protein L34, with the translated sequence MASKRNITHLSNRKRRRKSGFLARMSSKSGRKIIARRRKKGRKVLAPR
- the atpB gene encoding F0F1 ATP synthase subunit A, which produces MDGISLNHVYLGIVSMLISIALILLAGKPSLKPTKFQALWEGYVRFVRNMILENIGKEGLRYLPLISSIGLFVFFSNLLGMVPGLEAPTANVNTNLALALIVFLFYNIEGFRLHGLGYLKHFMGPNPYLAPVFFLIEVISHLARPITLTLRLFANMKGGAMLLVVLVGLVVQNYFIMALSPIALLFIIAIKFLAVFIQAYIFMILSVVYLAGAVAHEEH
- the atpE gene encoding ATP synthase F0 subunit C, which gives rise to MRKMLLLSLLVPMLALAAEAGQGETLKQGLMYLGAGLAIGLAALGTGVGMGHAVRGTQEGIARNPTAGGRLQTIMFIGLAFIETLALYALLVAIILLFVK
- the yidD gene encoding membrane protein insertion efficiency factor YidD, which encodes MKKLAIYLIKLWQRFISPLYPPSCRYYPTCSNYAIMAIEKYGLLKGSFKAMIRILRCNSFFKGGVDYP
- a CDS encoding COX15/CtaA family protein; its protein translation is MRLVIGSAILFTYLVMIWGGMVRTTDSGLACPSWPLCYGDFSLPKETSAKLEMGHRTISSLAGLFVFLTFIYVWRRFKGLPKITSAIALIFTISAALTGMKMITSEAPNLEHVSHMLLESFHIYESMIILGALVLTYRFIQFQDPVKEGIPVWAYLFAVATMITGVLVRYTGSGEACGHEWPTCAGALIPDLSNWQIALQFIHRNLAYLTWLAFLFYFIFSKSRLALYTFILINVQFVFAVSMVLTGFFLPLVFLDTASGFFLFAWLTYHLNLRIQQPVLREAWQ
- a CDS encoding Gfo/Idh/MocA family oxidoreductase, which produces MFAVTKADGFKTAMHILLIGLGNMGRKYLLKLEELGKLPVLCDKDPNKALDNYPFYCHLEDVEEDIKAVIIAVDPKDHVKLAKVFLDQGIPVLLEKPPALTRLDFMEIYHYPNLYISEVESFSTCLSYFPKNVKTLSIERFGRGRGYVSPLWDLAWHDLYLLQRFFKEIKIEDLRLGDVWELRGKADDVDLTIKTAWEHPNQSRRWIIDDGAFVLDFAKEEVWKDGSLIHRGKTDKLGAMVKAFLSGELDGKSRERALRNIELLEYIDHALAFENKKEV
- the rfaD gene encoding ADP-glyceromanno-heptose 6-epimerase, whose amino-acid sequence is MRILITGGAGFIGSNLAKELEKLYPKAKIWVLDDFSSGHFKNLIGFKGEVITADLSDQSLWEYLKERYKFDVVFHQGAITDTTVMDQARMLRVNADSLRFILDCVLHWQAKLIYASSAGVYGNSPSPMKEGEGEVPENPYGFSKLMMDRIAKNFMAENPHIQVVGLRYFNVYGPGESFKGKSASMIYQLYRQMKEGKRPRLFKWGEQKRDFVYIKDVVKANILALEKNVSGIFNIATGQARSFNEIVSILNQALGTCLEPDYFDCPYDFYQNYTQADISKAKELLGYEPEFSLEDGIKDYLKYL